The genomic DNA CTTCGGACCCCACAAGGGGAGAAGGGAGGGCGCGCAGCGGCCGGATGAGGGGGCTTTTCTCATACGTAACCGCGCTCGCCGTTGCGGTGCTGTTTCCAGCACAGGCGCTCGCCGCCGAGGCTCATGAGCTGCCCGGCGCCGCGATGTCGCTCTGGTGGGCACTGCCCTTCGCCGGACTGCTTTTGTCGATCGCGACCGGGCCGCTGCTCTTTCATCATGTCTGGGAGCATCACTACGGCAAGATTGCCGCCGCCTGGGCCGCTTTGGTGGTTGTTCCCCTCGCGGTCGCGTTCGGCGTTCCGATGGCAGGCGAGGCGGTGCTGCATACGCTGCTGACCGAATACATGTCCTTCATCATTCTTTTGTTCGCGCTCTATACGATTTCGGGCGGCATCCTGCTTGCGGGCAACATCCATGGCACGCCGCTGGTGAATGCCGGCCTGCTGCTTGTCGGCGCGATCCTGGCCTCGGTCATCGGCACGACGGGAGCCTCGATGATCCTGATCCGACCGGTCCTGCGCGCCAACGACAACCGGCCGTTCAACGCGCATGTGGTGATCTTCTTCATCTTCCTGGTATCCAACATCGGCGGCTCGCTGACGCCGCTTGGCGATCCGCCGCTGTTCGTCGGCTTCCTGCGCGGCGTCGATTTCTTCTGGACCACGGTGCATATCCTGCCCGACACGCTGTTCGTCGGCGGCCTGGTGCTCGCCGTCTTCCTCGCGCTCGACATCGTCCTGCATCGCCGCGAGGCCGGCATGCCAAAGATCAAGGACCCGACGCCGGACACGAAGGTGCGCCTGCGCGGGCTGGCCAATTTGCCGCTGCTGGCCGGCGTCATCGGCGCGATCCTGCTTTCGGCGAGTTGGAAGCCGGGCGTGAGCTTTTCCATCCTCGGCGTCAGCCTGGAGCTGCAGAACCTGGTGCGTGACGCGATCATCCTTGCGCTGGCCTTTCTGTCGCTTCAAGTCTCGTACAAGAGCCACCGCCAGGCGAACGGCTTCACCTGGGGTCCCATCGCCGAAGTGGCGAAATTGTTTGCCGGCATCTTCATCTGCATCGTGCCGGTCATCGCCATCCTGAGGGCAGGTCACGACGGCGCGCTGGCACCGCTGGTCTCGCTGGTCACCTCGGCGGACGGCCAGCCCAACGACCTCGCCTATTTCTGGCTGACCGGCGCGCTGTCGTCCTTCCTCGACAATGCGCCGACCTATCTCGTGTTCTTCGAGCTTGCGGGCGGCGATGCGAAGCACCTGATGACGGAGGCCGCCTCGACGCTCGCCGCGGTCTCGGCCGGTGCGGTGTTCATGGGCGCCAACACCTATATCGGCAATGCGCCGAACTTCATGGTGTTTGCCATCGCCAGGCATCGCGGCTTCAAGATGCCCGGCTTCTTCGGCTACATGGCGTGGTCGGGCCTGGTGCTGATCCCGACTTTTTTGATCGCGGGGTTTGTGTTCTTCCGTTGAGCCGAGACACGACCAGCGTTGGCGATGCCCTTGTCGGGTGAAGCCGACGCCGCCGGCAGCCGCTGGCATGGAGTAGCCGGATGGCGACGGCGCTTGCGTATGCGGGGCCTGCAGTTTCTGCTATTGTCGAGCAGGTGCGGAGTTGGGTTGGGGCGACAATGACGACCATCGAGAAGCTGCCCTATCTGTCAGCCGAATTCCTGGATGGCTTGACGATTTCGACGTCCGACGTGGTCGATGAAATCGAGCGACAGATCATCGGTCAGAGGCGTGGCGAAGTATGGTGCGCGCCGAAGGCGGTGGTGCTGCCAGGCGACGACCGCTACATCATGGCGACCCTCGGCGTCGCGACCGAGCCCCGGGTGCTGGCGACCAAATCGCTGGTGGTCAACCCCCGCAACGCCGAGCGGGGACTTGCAACCCTGAACTCGCTGGTCACCCTTCTCGATGCTGAGACGGGTCTGCCGCTTGCTGTGGTCGACGGCAATTGGGTGACGTCCAAGCGTACGGCCGGTCTAAGCGCCGTGGCAGCCAGGCGTCTGGCTCGGGCCGACTCAGCGTGCGTCGCGTTCATCGGATGCGGCGTTCAGGCGCGCGCTCATCTCGAGGTCCTGGCCGATCTTTTTCCGCTGCAGGAGATTCGGGCCTTTGGTCGGGGCACAGGCAATCGTGACGCACTCTGTCGGATGGCTGAGACACGTGGTCTGACCGCAGTGGCGAGCGATACCGCCAAAGAGGCGGTCGAATCTGCTGATATCGTGGTGACAACGGTCACTTTGGTGCCCGAGCCCGCTTCATTTCTGGATGCGCGTTGGCTGAAGGCCGGAGTCTTCGCGACCATGACCGATCTGGCCCTGCCCTGGCTGCCTGAAACCATGGCTGTCTTCGATCGCATCGTGATAGACGACTTGGTGCAGGAGGCGACGATGAGCAGACCGATGGTCAAGCCCGAACTCGTTGCCGGCGACTTGACGGGTTTGGTCGGCGGCGACGTGTCGGGTCGTCAAAGCGCGAGTGAGCGAACAGCTTTCACGTTCCGTGGCATGGCGGTCGGCGATCTTGCAATAGCCGGCCTGGCATTCGTACGCGCGAAAGCGATCGGCGCGCTGGACGACTAGCGTGAAGGCCCAAGGCCTGGCTCAACCTACGCCGACATACCGCCGAACCGCCGAAGGATCGGAGCGCAGTTCCTCGACATCGACCGTCTCGCGGTTGCGGCCGTTCTCGATGAAAGAGACGCGGTCGGCTACCGAGAGCACGGCATCGACGCGCTGCTCGACCAGGATCGTCGAGACGCCGAGCTCGCGTAGCTTCGCCACCGTCTCGCGGATCTTGGCGATCATCGACGGCATCAGCCCTTCGGTCGGCTCGTCGAGCAGAAGCACCTGCGGTTCCAGGCAAAGCGCGCGCGCCATGGCGAGCATCTGCTGCTCGCCGCCTGAGAGCGTGCCGGAACGTTGCCTGAGGCGTTCCCTGAGCAGCGGGAAGAGATCGAGGACGTTCTCACGCGTCGCCTTGCCCTTGGCTCGCGCCATCAGGCCGATCTCGATGTTTTCCGCCACCGTCATATCGGCGAACAATCGCCTGCCCTGCGGCACATAGGCAACGCCGGCCTTCGGCACGTCATGCGCGGCGAGCCCGGTCAGTTCCTTGCCGTCCAGCCTGATCGAGCCGGCCGCCGCCGGCACCAGCCCCATGATCGCTTTCAGCGTCGTCGTCTTGCCGGCGCCGTTGCGGCCGAACAGGCAAAGCACCTCGCCCTTGTTCAGCACGAGATCGAGGCCGTAGAGCACCTGGACCTCGCCATAGAAACAGTCGAGGCCGGAAATGGTCAGCAGCCCCCTCTCAGTCCCGGGGAGATCAGCCATGGGTCGCTCCGAGATAGGCATCCTGCACTTCAACGTCGGCGCGGATCTGCTCCGGCGTGCCTTCGGCGAGGATCTTTCCCGAATTGAAGACGGTGATGCGGTCGGCAAGCTGCATGACCACCGGCATGTTGTGCTCGATGAGCAGCACGGTGGCGCTTTTGGCGATCTCGCGGACGAGGACGATAAAATTGTCGATCTCGCTGTCGGCCAGGCCTTGCGTCGGCTCGTCAAGGATCAAGAGGCGCGGCTTCAGCGCCAACCCCATCGCGATTTCCAGCAGGCGCTGGTGGCCATAGGAAAGGTGCGCGGCCAGCGTGCCGGCGCGGTCGGCGAGGCCGATGCGCTCCAGCGCAGCCATGACACCGCTCCTCACCTGCCCCTTCGAGCGGCCGTCGGTCAGCGTGCGCTGCACCGGCAACGCGACATTGTCGAAAGCCGTGAGATTGGCGAAGACGCTGGTGATCTGGAACGTGTAGGCGACGCCGAGGCGAACCCTTTTGTAAGCCGGCATGCCGGTGATGTCGGCGCCGTCGAAGACGATCGTGCCGGAGGACGGCCGGATGCGGCCGCTGAGCAGGCTGACGAAGGTGGTCTTGCCGGCGCCGTTGGGGCCGATGATGGCGCGGATCTCGCCCGGCATCAGTGCGAAGTCGACGCCGTCGACGGCGCGCAACCCGCCGAAATGACGCGACAGGCCCTTGGTGGTGAGCAGCGGCGTCATGGCAGCCATCCCAGCCAGCGCTGGCGGATGCTGCCCAGAATGCCCTTCGGGGCAAACAGTACCAGCAGGATGAGCGCGACGCCGACGATCAGCAGATAGGCCGAGGTGAAGCCGCTGGTGATGTCGGTGACATAGTACATGAAAAGCGTGCCGATCAGCGGCCCGAGCGTCGTCGCGGCGCCGCCGAGCAGCACCCACAGCAGGGGCAGGATCGAGTACTGCACCGAAGCGAAACTCGAGCCGATATAGCCGAACAGCAGCGCATAGGCCGCGCCGGATGCAGCGCAGATCGTGCCGGAGAGGACCACGGCGGCGAGCTTGTTGGCGACCGTGTCGTAGCCCAGCATCCTGGTGCGCTCCTCGTTCTCGCGGATGGCGACCAGCACGCGGCCGAAGCGGGAGCGGACGACGGCAAGCGTGATGAACAGCACGACCGAGAACAGCGCCAGCGCACTCATGTAGCGCACGGTCGGGTTGGTGAGGTCGAACGATGTGCTGCCGAAATTCAACGCGCGCGACGTTTGCTGGATGACCAGGCCCTGGTCGCCGCCGGTCCAGGCGGCGAAATAGAGGATGAGCAGATAGAAGACCTGCGCGAACATCATGGTGACGATCATGAACGCCACACCAGAGGTGCGCAGCGCGAGCAGGCCGATGACCAGGGCAAGCAGCGCGCCGCAGGCCACACCGGCAATGAAGCTTTCCGGCACGCCCCAGCCCAGATGGTACACCGTCAGCCCGGCGCCGTAGAGGCCGGCCGAGAAGAACATGGCATGGCCGAGGCTGAGCAGGCCGACATAGCCGAAGAGCAGATTGTAGCCCATGGCGAAGACGGCGAGCGTCATGATGCGGGCGAAAAGCCCCTGGTGGTAGTCAGGCAGGACGAAGTTCAGGACGAACAAAAGCGCGATGATCCCGATATGCGGGGCGTAGGTCTTTGCCAGCGAAACATCCTTCATCGCTGAGTGGTCCCAAACAACCCTTGAGGCCGGAACACCAGCACCATGGCGACGACCAGCGTGGCGATGATCTTGGCCAAAGTCGGCGAGAAGAACATCGAGATGATGCCGTCGGAAAGACCGATCAGGATGGCGGCGACCACGGTGCCACGCAGCGAGCCCAGCCCACCGATGATGACGACGATGAAGGACAGGAGCAACGGATCCTGTCCCATCAGGTAATGCGCCTGGCTGATCGGCACGATCAGCACCGCGGCGATCGCCGCCAGCATGGCGCCGATGGCGAAGACGCCGGCATAGACGCGCTCGACCGGAATGCCGAAGGCCTGCGCGGTCTCGCGATCGTACTGCGTGGCGCGCATGATCAGGCCGATCTTGGTGCGCGTCAGCACCAGCCAGGTCAGCACGAGGAGAATGGCGGAGGCCGCGACCACCGACAGCTTGTAGCCGGAATAGCCGAACCATGGCAGGAGGATGCGGTAGCTGAAAGGCGGCTCGACCGGGCGCGCCTCCGGCCCGTAGAAGGTCAGCGCCAGTTGCTGGATGATGTAGAGCATGCCGATGGTGGCGACGATGGTGCTTTCGGGATTGTAGTTCAGCCGGCGCAGCACAAGCCATTCAGCAAGAAACGCGACCAGCCCGACCAGCAAGGGCGCGATCACCAGCGCGGCAACGAAGCCGACCGCCGGATGGCCCGAGATCGCCGTCGAGACCGCCCAGGCAAGCACCGCGCCCAGCATGAAGAACTCGCCGTGGGCGACATTGACGATGCGCATGACGCCGAAGACCAGCGACAGGCCGAGCGCCGTCAGCGCCAGCACGGCGGACGTGACGAGGCCTTCGAGGGCGGCTAGGAGGAGGTGGGGTCCGAAGTGCATGGATTACACACAGGTTGGCGCCAAGTGCACCCCCCTCTGCCCTGCCGGGCATCTCCCCCTCAAGGGGGGAGATTGGATGTCACGGCCGCCTTCGCAAATGGCGAACGTCGCAGAATGAGTGCCGGCGCGCGAGCTGCCGATCTCCCCCCTTGAGGGGGAGATGTCCGGCAGGACAGAGGGGGGTGGCTTGGCGCCCACGCTTTGCTGGTAGGGCAAGCCTAGAGCGCCTGCGCCGTGTAATCCCCTTCCGGCTCGTAGAGGCCGTCCTCGATCTTGGTCTTGTGGACGACCTTCAGCTTGCCGCCTTCGACCTTGGAGATGTTCTGGATGCCGAAGCACTGGTGGATCTTGCCGTTGAACGTCTTGGGGCCTTGCGGATGCTCCGGCCCTTCGGCGAATTCTTTCAGCGCCTCGGTGGCCTCGACCAGCTTGGCGCGGTCTTCCGGCCCCTTGTAGCCGGCATCCTCCATCGCCTTCTTGACGACGTAGAGCGTTTCCCAGCAGCCGAACATGTGCGAGGCGGTGGAAATGTCCTTCGGGTCGCCGACGGCGGCGCCATTGTCGTCGATGCCGACGGCGGCGCGATAGGCTTTCTGGGCGGCGGAATCGTCAGGCTGCGCGTAGCGCGGCGAGCCTTCCCAGAAATGGCTGCCGTCGAGGAATTCGAGGCCGGGGCTGTTGATGTCGACGGCCTCGAGCGAGTCCATGAAGCCGAAGAGCTGCGGCCTTTGCGAGCCGTAGAACTCACCGAGCTCCTTGACGAAGGTGAGCACGGCCGGGCCGACCATGACGTGGTAGATGACTTCGGTCTCGGCCGGAATCTGGGGGAAGTACTTGGTGAAGGACGACTCCGTCGGCGGGATGGCGATCTGAGCGATGACGTCGGCCCCTTGCGCCTTCAGCGCCGGCGGCAGGTAATCGCGATGGTCGTAGCCGAAGGCGAAGTCGGGGAAGATCTGCGTCACCTTCTTGCCGGCGTTCGCCGCAATCCACGGCGCCATCGACTTGATCTGGCTCTTCACGTCGGTGATGC from Mesorhizobium sp. M1E.F.Ca.ET.045.02.1.1 includes the following:
- a CDS encoding sodium:proton antiporter translates to MRGLFSYVTALAVAVLFPAQALAAEAHELPGAAMSLWWALPFAGLLLSIATGPLLFHHVWEHHYGKIAAAWAALVVVPLAVAFGVPMAGEAVLHTLLTEYMSFIILLFALYTISGGILLAGNIHGTPLVNAGLLLVGAILASVIGTTGASMILIRPVLRANDNRPFNAHVVIFFIFLVSNIGGSLTPLGDPPLFVGFLRGVDFFWTTVHILPDTLFVGGLVLAVFLALDIVLHRREAGMPKIKDPTPDTKVRLRGLANLPLLAGVIGAILLSASWKPGVSFSILGVSLELQNLVRDAIILALAFLSLQVSYKSHRQANGFTWGPIAEVAKLFAGIFICIVPVIAILRAGHDGALAPLVSLVTSADGQPNDLAYFWLTGALSSFLDNAPTYLVFFELAGGDAKHLMTEAASTLAAVSAGAVFMGANTYIGNAPNFMVFAIARHRGFKMPGFFGYMAWSGLVLIPTFLIAGFVFFR
- a CDS encoding ornithine cyclodeaminase family protein is translated as MTTIEKLPYLSAEFLDGLTISTSDVVDEIERQIIGQRRGEVWCAPKAVVLPGDDRYIMATLGVATEPRVLATKSLVVNPRNAERGLATLNSLVTLLDAETGLPLAVVDGNWVTSKRTAGLSAVAARRLARADSACVAFIGCGVQARAHLEVLADLFPLQEIRAFGRGTGNRDALCRMAETRGLTAVASDTAKEAVESADIVVTTVTLVPEPASFLDARWLKAGVFATMTDLALPWLPETMAVFDRIVIDDLVQEATMSRPMVKPELVAGDLTGLVGGDVSGRQSASERTAFTFRGMAVGDLAIAGLAFVRAKAIGALDD
- a CDS encoding ABC transporter ATP-binding protein; translated protein: MADLPGTERGLLTISGLDCFYGEVQVLYGLDLVLNKGEVLCLFGRNGAGKTTTLKAIMGLVPAAAGSIRLDGKELTGLAAHDVPKAGVAYVPQGRRLFADMTVAENIEIGLMARAKGKATRENVLDLFPLLRERLRQRSGTLSGGEQQMLAMARALCLEPQVLLLDEPTEGLMPSMIAKIRETVAKLRELGVSTILVEQRVDAVLSVADRVSFIENGRNRETVDVEELRSDPSAVRRYVGVG
- a CDS encoding ABC transporter ATP-binding protein, which translates into the protein MTPLLTTKGLSRHFGGLRAVDGVDFALMPGEIRAIIGPNGAGKTTFVSLLSGRIRPSSGTIVFDGADITGMPAYKRVRLGVAYTFQITSVFANLTAFDNVALPVQRTLTDGRSKGQVRSGVMAALERIGLADRAGTLAAHLSYGHQRLLEIAMGLALKPRLLILDEPTQGLADSEIDNFIVLVREIAKSATVLLIEHNMPVVMQLADRITVFNSGKILAEGTPEQIRADVEVQDAYLGATHG
- a CDS encoding branched-chain amino acid ABC transporter permease, with product MKDVSLAKTYAPHIGIIALLFVLNFVLPDYHQGLFARIMTLAVFAMGYNLLFGYVGLLSLGHAMFFSAGLYGAGLTVYHLGWGVPESFIAGVACGALLALVIGLLALRTSGVAFMIVTMMFAQVFYLLILYFAAWTGGDQGLVIQQTSRALNFGSTSFDLTNPTVRYMSALALFSVVLFITLAVVRSRFGRVLVAIRENEERTRMLGYDTVANKLAAVVLSGTICAASGAAYALLFGYIGSSFASVQYSILPLLWVLLGGAATTLGPLIGTLFMYYVTDITSGFTSAYLLIVGVALILLVLFAPKGILGSIRQRWLGWLP
- a CDS encoding branched-chain amino acid ABC transporter permease, whose translation is MHFGPHLLLAALEGLVTSAVLALTALGLSLVFGVMRIVNVAHGEFFMLGAVLAWAVSTAISGHPAVGFVAALVIAPLLVGLVAFLAEWLVLRRLNYNPESTIVATIGMLYIIQQLALTFYGPEARPVEPPFSYRILLPWFGYSGYKLSVVAASAILLVLTWLVLTRTKIGLIMRATQYDRETAQAFGIPVERVYAGVFAIGAMLAAIAAVLIVPISQAHYLMGQDPLLLSFIVVIIGGLGSLRGTVVAAILIGLSDGIISMFFSPTLAKIIATLVVAMVLVFRPQGLFGTTQR
- a CDS encoding ABC transporter substrate-binding protein, with product MADKNGFFDLSKTTLTRRTALKGMAAGAGLALAPGFVRYSQAQSSAPIRIGFQLHRTGIGAAYGRWYDKTSAAAVKAINGAGGINGRKVELVIEDDGTDPARGAEVVGKFAKQHKTDIVFGTLFSHVVIGSAPAAGENKIPYFVVSEGHHVASTKLNRYVFQPGITDVKSQIKSMAPWIAANAGKKVTQIFPDFAFGYDHRDYLPPALKAQGADVIAQIAIPPTESSFTKYFPQIPAETEVIYHVMVGPAVLTFVKELGEFYGSQRPQLFGFMDSLEAVDINSPGLEFLDGSHFWEGSPRYAQPDDSAAQKAYRAAVGIDDNGAAVGDPKDISTASHMFGCWETLYVVKKAMEDAGYKGPEDRAKLVEATEALKEFAEGPEHPQGPKTFNGKIHQCFGIQNISKVEGGKLKVVHKTKIEDGLYEPEGDYTAQAL